GGCCCGCGGCGGCGGATATCCCGCGGCGACCAATGGCTGTTCGCCGGCCTGGGGATATTGCTGGCCGGCCATTGGACGCTGTTCTTTCTCTCGGTCCAGGTTTCGACTGTGGCCGTGGGGCTTCTCGCCTATTCGAGCTTCCCTGTATTCACGGCCTTTTTGGAGCCGGCTTTGTCCAAGAAGCGGCTCGATTCATATTCGCTCTTCTTCTCCGGATTGTGCGGGCTGGGTATCTTCCTGATCATCCCCCGCTTCTCCTGGACGGAGAGCGTCTTCCGGGGAGTCATCCTCGGGCTCGGGGCCGGCCTGACGTTCGCCCTGTTGAGCGTCCTCAACCGGCGGCTGACGGCCCGCTACGACAGCGTCGTCATCGCCTTCCGGCAGGACGCCATCGCCGCTTTGGTCCTCCTGCCCACGCTTTTCATCATCCGTCCCGTCCTTTCGGCCGGGGATATCGGGCTCCTGGCGATGCTCGGCATCGTCTGCACGGCCGGCGCCCATACCCTGTTTATCGACGGGATGCGGATCATTCCGGCCCTGACCGCCAGCATCATCGCCTCGCTCGAGCCGGTCTACGGGATCGTTTTGGCCCTGGCCTTTCTGGGAGAGGCGCCCTCCGCTCGAACTTTGCTCGGGGGGGCGGTCATCCTGGCCGCCGCGACGGCGATCTCGCTGCGGGCCATCCGTCCGGCAAACGACTGAAACCGAACGCGGGAAAAGGGCTGGAAATGCGAGTCGATGATCAAGCCCCGCGGGGGGCATTAATGGCCACGACGATGATCGGCAGCGGCGATCTCAAGACCGCGACCCGCGCCGCACCAAAAGACCGAACCATCCGATACGATAGCGTTCGCAGTCAATCGGCCTTTCGGACCGTTCAGGACGGCGTATCGAGCCAGGACCTCGACCGAGATCCAGACGCGGGGGCCGAGCTTCCAGCAAAGGCGCAGGGTCTCCCGCCATCGCCCGTAATAACTCCCCCCGGCCAATATTCCTCATTCTCCGACGTCCGCTGGCTCGATCGGCCGGCGGAAAGGAACCCGATCTCAAACCCCAGCCAGAACGGGCCTTTAGGATGAAGGGCGATTTCGGCGCTGAGATCGGTCCCCCAATGGAGCGGACCGCCGGTACGCGTCAAATCCCGATCCCGATGAGAAACCGAAGATACGAAGCTTTCAAGGACGACCAATCGCCCGTATCGAACAGGTGCCGGAACACTCCGCCCAGAATCAGGAACGGAGACTGCGGCTTCGGAGACAACGCCAAGCGGACACCCAGCCCTCCGTCGACATGGAAATAGATCCCTTCGAAGTGGTTGACCCAATCTCCCCAGGACGGACCTCCGCCGCCCAGGGCATAGATCCCGCACCGTCTTCCGATCGGGAGTTCAACGACGACGTTTAAGGAGACTGAGAGGAAATGGAACGGCTCGGCGGAGGAATAGACTGGGCCGGGCACGCTGAAGTACCAGGTCATCTCGTTTCTCGCGGCCTGGTAGTCAACAGCCAGCTGCGCCCCGAAAGGACGCACAAGCGGCAGCTGGGCGAAGGCGCCGAGATGATACCTGAGTCCATCGTATTGATTGGAGTGCCCCCGGAACTTCCAGCCGAACTCCCAGCTCGTCCCCCAGGCCCATCCCCCCGTAAGGCCGAATTGTACTCGTCGGTTCTCTTCGGCGCCTGTTGCGAGAACCAACCCCCATCCCATGACCAGAATAACCGTCCAACGCTTAAGAACTGCCATCCGATGCCCCTTCTTCCCGTTGCTTCGCTAGAACGGCTCCGCGGCTCTCTCTCACAGCTTAAGCCGAGCCGGCGGCCTGTCAATCCCCGGCCGGGATTGTTCCCCCGACG
This sequence is a window from Candidatus Aminicenantes bacterium. Protein-coding genes within it:
- a CDS encoding DMT family transporter; the protein is MNRTGRTYPLLEIHGAVLLFGLAGLFGKWLAVSPLIIVLGRVVFASLALGLVLLVRGGPRRRISRGDQWLFAGLGILLAGHWTLFFLSVQVSTVAVGLLAYSSFPVFTAFLEPALSKKRLDSYSLFFSGLCGLGIFLIIPRFSWTESVFRGVILGLGAGLTFALLSVLNRRLTARYDSVVIAFRQDAIAALVLLPTLFIIRPVLSAGDIGLLAMLGIVCTAGAHTLFIDGMRIIPALTASIIASLEPVYGIVLALAFLGEAPSARTLLGGAVILAAATAISLRAIRPAND